Proteins from a single region of Bacteroidota bacterium:
- the pepT gene encoding peptidase T: MFENYNYTVADRFIRYAKIDTQSDPLSTTFPSTEKQKDLLRILAEELKQIGLADAHMDEWGYVYATLPSNTDKKVPTICFCSHADTAPDCSGTNVNPQVHNNYQGGDIIYINNPDLILKTIESPHLLDKIGHDIITTDGTTLLGSDDKSGVACIMDAIHFLINNPQVKHGTIKVLFTPDEEVGRGVEHVDVPKVGAEFCYTLDSGDAGWFEDETFSADGAKVIIQGISIHPGYAKDKMVNAMRVAGHLIARLPLNRLSPESTDNKEGFVHLVRMSGNVEKAELDFIVRDFDDHLLKRHGEELYNICETVINEFPGAKMEFSITEQYRNMKKVLDQFPQVSQYAREAIERTGLTVTQKPIRGGTDGSRLSYMGLPCPNLFAGEQEIHSLKEWVSIQDMQKAVQTIVNLCCIWEEKG; this comes from the coding sequence ATGTTTGAGAATTACAACTACACTGTAGCCGATAGATTTATCCGCTATGCAAAAATTGATACCCAAAGTGACCCATTGTCTACTACTTTTCCATCAACAGAAAAGCAAAAAGATTTGCTCAGAATTTTGGCAGAAGAACTAAAGCAAATTGGCTTGGCCGATGCACACATGGATGAGTGGGGTTATGTATATGCTACCTTGCCCAGCAATACTGATAAAAAAGTCCCTACTATATGTTTTTGTTCGCATGCTGATACTGCTCCCGATTGCAGCGGAACCAATGTGAATCCGCAAGTACATAATAATTATCAAGGTGGAGATATCATATATATTAATAATCCGGATTTGATTTTAAAAACAATTGAGAGTCCGCACTTATTAGATAAAATCGGTCATGATATTATAACAACAGATGGTACTACATTATTAGGTAGTGATGACAAATCGGGTGTTGCATGTATTATGGATGCGATACATTTTTTAATTAACAATCCACAAGTAAAACATGGCACTATTAAAGTATTATTCACCCCCGACGAAGAAGTAGGACGTGGCGTTGAGCATGTGGATGTTCCCAAAGTTGGGGCTGAGTTTTGTTATACCCTAGATAGCGGTGATGCAGGTTGGTTTGAAGATGAAACCTTTAGTGCCGATGGTGCCAAAGTTATTATACAGGGCATTAGTATACATCCAGGTTATGCCAAAGATAAAATGGTGAATGCAATGCGTGTGGCAGGCCATCTCATCGCACGTTTGCCATTGAATAGACTCTCTCCCGAAAGTACCGATAACAAAGAAGGTTTTGTACATTTGGTTCGCATGAGTGGCAATGTAGAAAAAGCAGAATTAGATTTTATTGTTCGTGATTTTGATGACCATTTATTAAAAAGACATGGTGAAGAATTATATAATATTTGTGAAACGGTGATCAATGAATTTCCAGGGGCGAAAATGGAATTTAGTATTACCGAACAATACCGAAATATGAAAAAAGTATTGGATCAATTTCCACAGGTTAGTCAGTATGCCCGTGAAGCTATTGAACGTACAGGACTTACTGTTACACAAAAACCAATTCGTGGTGGCACTGATGGTTCTAGGCTTTCTTATATGGGTTTGCCTTGTCCCAATTTATTTGCTGGCGAACAAGAAATACATTCATTGAAAGAATGGGTAAGTATACAAGACATGCAAAAAGCCGTTCAGACTATTGTGAATTTGTGTTGTATTTGGGAGGAGAAGGGGTAG